The nucleotide sequence CTATACCCATCGCGGTGTTCTCTCTCAATGTGCCGAATTGACATACAAATGGCAGGGGTGGAGGGACTCGAACCCCCGACCGCCGGTTTTGGAGACCGGTGCTCTACCATGCTGAGCTACACCCCTGCACGGACAAACCGCTTACTTGACCTCGCGGTGCACCATGTGTTGACGACAGCGTGGACAGTACTTGCGCAACTCCAGCCTGTCCGGGTCGTTAATCCGGTTCTTGGTGGTGGTATAGTTGCGCGAGCGACACTCGGTGCAAGCCAGCGTAATGATTATCCGGTTTTCCTTGTTCTTGCTTGCCATCGCTGTTTCCTGCTCTTACTCGATAA is from Bacillota bacterium and encodes:
- the rpmG gene encoding 50S ribosomal protein L33, whose amino-acid sequence is MASKNKENRIIITLACTECRSRNYTTTKNRINDPDRLELRKYCPRCRQHMVHREVK